Within the uncultured Draconibacterium sp. genome, the region CAGAAGAAAACTGATGTTACAATTGCTAAAAACCCCGTAACCGACGGATAAACCTATTAGCGGCTCATTGTGGTAATTTTACAAATGGATTTTTGTCGGTTTCCGATCGAAATTTTGAAACCAAACTGAATAGGACTTAACTGATGAAACTAAATTTAAAACAAACTGTGGTTTTGGTGCTGTTTTTTGCTGTGCATAATTTTGTTATGGCAGCCAATTCTGAAGATGGTTCAAAACTCTGGTTCACCAATTTCGCATTGCCGCTATCATACAACGGACCGAAAATATCATCGGTGGTAATTTCCGAAAAGTCTCCAACATTCGATTTAATTCACAACGAACTTACAGGTAGTCTGGACAACTTGTTTAACCAGAAAACCAAAAGCAAAGCAAAAACCGTTGCCGGAAGTGTTTATGTTGGCACTTTTAACGATGAGTTTATTGCTGAAGCTATTTCTGCCGAAAACATTAAAAACTGCGGAAGTGAAGGTTTTGTGATAAAGTACCTGGCTGATGAGGATGTAACTATAATTGCAGCTAAAACCGACAAAGGTTGTTTGTACGGAACCTATCATTTTTTACGCACGTTACGAACAAATCCGCAAACAATCATTTCATCTGCAATTGTTGAAAATCCGTCATACGACCGCAGGATTCTGAATCATTGGGATAATCTCGATGGAACAGTTGAAAGAGGTTATGCCGGCCATTCCATATGGCTTTGGGATGAGTTGCCTGAGAAACTCAATCTGCGAATAATTGAATACGCGCGCGCAAATGCATCAATAGGAATTAACGGAACGGTTTTGAATAATGTAAATGCCAGCCCCGATATTTTAAAAGATGAATACCTGCAAAAAGTTAAGGTAGTTGCCGATGCGCTTCGTCCGTATGGAATTCGGGTGTATTTATCGGTGAATTTTTCGTCGCCAAAAATACTGGGAGGTTTGCCGGATTCTGATCCGCTAAAACCTGCAGTAAAAAGCTGGTGGGAAAACAAAGTGGCAGAAATTTACCAAATCATTCCTGATTTTGGCGGTTTTTTGGTAAAAGCCAATTCAGAGGGGCAGCCCGGTCCGCAGGACTATGGCCGAACACATGCCGATGGTGCCAACATGCTCGCTGATGCTTTAAATCCGTACAAGGGAATAATAATGTGGCGTGCTTTTGTGTACAATCCTTCGGGCGGCGACCGAGCGAAACAAGCATACAAAGAGTTTAAACCGCTCGATGGACAATTCCGAAAAAATGTGATGATCCAGGTGAAAAACGGGCCGGTTGATTTTCAGCCGCGCGAACCCATTAGCCCGCTGTTTGGTGCTATGGAACACACTACTTTAATTCCCGAACTTCAGATCACAAAAGAATACCTGGGATTTTCCGATCATTGGGCATATCTGGGCACTTTGTTTCAGGAATTTCTGCAAACTGATACTTACCAAAAAGGCAGGAACACAACAGTGGCGCGT harbors:
- a CDS encoding alpha-glucuronidase family glycosyl hydrolase, whose amino-acid sequence is MKLNLKQTVVLVLFFAVHNFVMAANSEDGSKLWFTNFALPLSYNGPKISSVVISEKSPTFDLIHNELTGSLDNLFNQKTKSKAKTVAGSVYVGTFNDEFIAEAISAENIKNCGSEGFVIKYLADEDVTIIAAKTDKGCLYGTYHFLRTLRTNPQTIISSAIVENPSYDRRILNHWDNLDGTVERGYAGHSIWLWDELPEKLNLRIIEYARANASIGINGTVLNNVNASPDILKDEYLQKVKVVADALRPYGIRVYLSVNFSSPKILGGLPDSDPLKPAVKSWWENKVAEIYQIIPDFGGFLVKANSEGQPGPQDYGRTHADGANMLADALNPYKGIIMWRAFVYNPSGGDRAKQAYKEFKPLDGQFRKNVMIQVKNGPVDFQPREPISPLFGAMEHTTLIPELQITKEYLGFSDHWAYLGTLFQEFLQTDTYQKGRNTTVARVTDGEIYDDSITCIAGVANIGQDINWCGSHSAQANWYVFGRLAWNPDLRAREIATEWLEQTFSHNNTFVDEMSQVMMESREAVVNYMTPLGLHHLMGWSHHYGPEPWCEVPGARPDWLPTYYHKADSFGIGFNRSSTGSNAVEQYAEPLQSMFDDPQLCPEKFLLWFHHLPWNYTMSNGRELWDELCYKYSEGVTQAKRFRAIWQNMEEYVDERRFKETSDKLETQVQEAIWWRDACLLYFQTFSKREIPAELDKPVHKLDELKHLKFDMTHHN